The following are encoded together in the Bradymonas sediminis genome:
- a CDS encoding type II CAAX endopeptidase family protein translates to MSSFRKSIENSNAGAYLLTFLSFIFFAIVGTLIFLALGLHISSFVGQFIGILGAALLWRFALKDSAAKWPKFGLTVSPQALAVSILAAVALGMLASSIATLMIETIPAVKEFAEGYMAQVAELITEAKGWERVVGILAVCVAAPICEEALFRGTILQEQRKVERVAVAVTVNGFMFAAFHLNPISGPGLWILGAFLAHLTIRSGSLLPAVLAHASLNTTNALIIPALTSTGAEAEASTPSEIAMMTVGLAVLSALLWWGAMKLMPPAAPENTRPAQR, encoded by the coding sequence GTGTCATCTTTCCGAAAAAGCATCGAGAATAGCAACGCCGGCGCCTATCTGCTCACCTTTTTGAGCTTTATCTTTTTTGCCATCGTCGGCACGCTTATCTTCCTGGCGCTGGGCCTGCATATCTCGTCCTTCGTGGGGCAATTCATCGGCATCCTGGGGGCAGCGCTCCTGTGGAGATTCGCGCTCAAGGATTCGGCGGCGAAGTGGCCCAAATTCGGGCTGACGGTCTCGCCGCAGGCGCTTGCGGTCTCGATCCTGGCCGCCGTCGCGCTCGGCATGCTCGCCTCGAGCATCGCCACCCTGATGATTGAGACCATCCCGGCGGTCAAGGAATTCGCCGAGGGTTATATGGCCCAGGTCGCCGAGCTGATCACCGAGGCCAAGGGCTGGGAGCGCGTCGTCGGCATCCTCGCGGTCTGCGTCGCCGCCCCGATCTGCGAAGAGGCGCTGTTCCGCGGAACCATCCTTCAGGAACAACGCAAAGTTGAGCGCGTGGCGGTCGCCGTGACCGTCAACGGATTTATGTTCGCTGCCTTCCACTTAAACCCGATCTCGGGCCCGGGCCTCTGGATTCTCGGCGCGTTCCTCGCCCATCTCACCATCCGAAGCGGCAGCCTGCTGCCGGCGGTTCTGGCCCACGCCTCGCTCAATACGACGAACGCGCTGATCATCCCGGCGCTCACCTCCACCGGCGCCGAGGCCGAGGCGAGCACCCCGAGCGAAATCGCCATGATGACCGTCGGCCTCGCCGTGCTCAGCGCCCTGCTCTGGTGGGGCGCCATGAAGTTGATGCCGCCCGCCGCGCCCGAAAACACCCGCCCCGCGCAGCGCTAA
- a CDS encoding Bcr/CflA family multidrug efflux MFS transporter → MSRPSTDYPAMRAQIRDDVEPQENDGFVGRQEEHKPEITGKSYVLLVIILGSLSALGPLAIDMYLPSFKAIATDFNTDLARVEWTLATYFIGLSLGQLFYGPIADRYGRKLPLYTGLLTFALTSAACTFAVGVESLAALRFFQALGGCAQMVVARAVVRDLFEERRAARVFSALILVMGIAPIVAPVIGGWLVVGFGWRSIFWVQAGAALLVLLAVSQFLDESLPEERRRRRSVGEILSVYRELFKHRLFMANTVSGSLASASLFAYIGGSPFVFMEYFGVSEAHFGYFFGANAFGLVIAAQFNGAISDRIDPRRSVRVAMFVATAAMFVLLPITLLKIGGFYLFLVPLFVFIASLGFILPSTTALALAPHGENAGSASAVYGFLQFLLSGIGAFIVSSVHDDTARPMVAAIAVCITASLLINLIFGESARA, encoded by the coding sequence ATGAGCCGCCCCAGTACTGACTATCCCGCCATGCGCGCGCAGATTCGAGATGATGTGGAACCCCAAGAAAACGATGGTTTTGTAGGCCGCCAGGAAGAGCATAAGCCCGAAATTACGGGGAAATCCTACGTCTTATTGGTGATCATCCTTGGCTCGCTGTCGGCCCTGGGGCCGCTCGCGATCGATATGTATTTGCCGAGCTTCAAGGCGATCGCGACGGACTTCAATACCGACCTCGCCCGGGTCGAGTGGACGCTCGCGACCTATTTTATCGGGTTGTCGCTGGGGCAGTTATTCTACGGACCGATCGCGGATCGCTACGGCCGAAAGCTCCCGCTTTACACAGGATTGCTGACCTTCGCGCTGACCTCGGCGGCCTGCACCTTCGCGGTCGGGGTGGAGTCCCTGGCGGCGCTGCGCTTCTTCCAGGCGCTGGGCGGTTGCGCCCAGATGGTGGTCGCCCGGGCGGTGGTGCGCGACCTCTTCGAGGAGCGCCGGGCCGCGCGGGTCTTCTCGGCGTTGATCCTGGTCATGGGGATTGCCCCGATCGTCGCGCCGGTCATCGGCGGCTGGTTGGTCGTCGGCTTCGGGTGGCGCTCGATCTTCTGGGTTCAGGCGGGCGCGGCGTTGTTGGTGCTGCTCGCGGTGTCGCAATTCTTGGACGAGAGCCTACCCGAAGAGCGCCGCCGACGTCGCAGCGTGGGCGAAATTCTGAGCGTCTATCGCGAACTCTTTAAGCATCGCCTCTTCATGGCGAATACCGTCTCAGGCAGCCTCGCCTCGGCGTCGCTCTTCGCCTATATCGGCGGCTCGCCCTTCGTTTTTATGGAGTACTTTGGCGTCTCCGAGGCGCATTTTGGCTATTTTTTCGGCGCCAACGCCTTCGGCCTGGTGATCGCCGCCCAATTTAACGGGGCCATCAGCGACCGCATCGACCCGCGCCGCTCGGTGCGGGTGGCGATGTTCGTCGCGACCGCGGCGATGTTCGTTTTATTGCCAATTACGCTGCTGAAGATCGGTGGGTTTTATCTCTTCCTGGTGCCGCTCTTTGTCTTCATCGCCAGCCTCGGGTTTATCCTGCCCTCGACCACGGCGCTGGCCCTGGCGCCCCACGGCGAGAACGCCGGCAGCGCGTCGGCGGTCTACGGGTTCTTGCAGTTTTTGCTCAGTGGGATCGGGGCGTTTATCGTCAGCTCGGTGCATGACGACACCGCGCGCCCGATGGTCGCGGCGATCGCGGTGTGCATCACGGCCTCGCTGCTGATCAACCTGATCTTCGGCGAGAGCGCGCGGGCCTAA
- a CDS encoding DUF808 domain-containing protein: MAGFSFFALLDDVATLLDDISVMTRVAVKQTAGVLGDDLALNAEQVTGMGQEREWPVVWAVCKGAALNKVILVPAALLISAFLPQIIPVLLLIGGTFLCYEGFHKVYHYFFKKKHKDAKPAGEFDPKQAAKVLPPVDMVAYEKERVKGAIRTDFILSAEIVVLTLGVVSTQSLPVQLGVLAAISAVATGAVYGLVAGIVKIDNVGLYLTQRKGDGVMTRILHAIGRGMLRAAPWVMKSLSVIGTIAMFLVGGGLYAHNIHAIGDLLNAWAAATGPLSTVVGILLPGVFGLLVGAVVNVVIALASPLLPKRKKPLPEISTEASTEG, translated from the coding sequence ATGGCCGGATTTAGCTTTTTTGCGCTGCTCGACGATGTCGCCACGCTGCTCGACGATATCTCGGTGATGACCCGCGTCGCGGTCAAACAAACCGCCGGCGTCCTCGGCGACGACCTCGCCCTAAACGCCGAGCAGGTTACCGGCATGGGCCAGGAGCGCGAGTGGCCGGTGGTCTGGGCGGTCTGCAAGGGCGCCGCGCTTAATAAGGTCATCCTGGTGCCGGCGGCCCTGCTTATCAGCGCGTTTTTACCCCAGATTATCCCGGTCCTATTGCTGATTGGCGGCACATTTTTATGCTATGAGGGCTTCCATAAGGTCTATCATTATTTCTTCAAAAAGAAGCATAAGGACGCCAAACCGGCGGGCGAATTCGACCCCAAGCAGGCGGCCAAGGTGCTGCCTCCGGTCGATATGGTCGCCTACGAAAAAGAGCGGGTCAAAGGAGCAATCCGCACCGACTTTATCCTGTCGGCCGAGATCGTCGTGCTGACCCTGGGCGTCGTGTCGACCCAATCCCTGCCGGTGCAATTGGGCGTCCTCGCCGCAATTTCCGCCGTCGCCACCGGCGCGGTTTACGGGCTGGTCGCGGGCATCGTGAAGATCGACAATGTGGGGCTCTACCTTACGCAACGCAAAGGCGACGGCGTGATGACGCGCATCCTGCACGCCATCGGACGCGGCATGTTGCGCGCGGCCCCCTGGGTGATGAAGAGCTTGAGCGTGATCGGCACCATCGCGATGTTTTTGGTGGGCGGCGGGCTCTATGCCCATAATATCCACGCGATCGGCGACCTGCTAAACGCCTGGGCCGCCGCGACCGGACCGCTGAGCACCGTGGTCGGCATCCTCCTCCCGGGGGTCTTTGGTTTGCTCGTCGGCGCGGTCGTCAACGTCGTCATCGCCCTTGCCAGCCCGCTGTTACCCAAGCGAAAAAAACCGCTGCCCGAAATCTCGACCGAAGCCTCGACCGAGGGCTAA